CCTGCCTCccttcaccttcttccgCCATTGGAGCGCCCTGCGAGGGTGTTTCCGCATTAGCCTCCGGCGTTACGTTCTCATCAGCGGCTTGACCTGGGTTGGCACCGCGATTCTGCTTATCGCGTCCCCCGCCTCCGCGTCTGTGTCCCTGACCGCGGGATCGTGGACCCCTCCCAGCGCCATCAGACGGACGCTGTGTGCCTTCTGTCTGTCCTGTTTGATGAGAGAagcctcctcggccgcgTCGTCGGTTACCACCACGGTTCTGGCCTTGTGATGGGGTCGCTCGGGGCTGCTCGTTTTCAGACATGACAACAGCTGGCCAAAATGTTATTAAGGATCTTGGGGTGCGAAGGATGGGGCAATGCCCAAGAGGCAAACGTAGATTTTGAAGGGCTCAGCTATCCACTTTGAATGCGCGACGAACGATTATCTGGGGCGTTATGCGGAAGATTCTTTTGAATGCAGGCTGTCTGTACTCTGCGGTGGGGGTGGGCAAAAAGTTGTGGTCACTGCTTAGTTATCACCAAGCTTCTGGGAATATAACAGTACACACAAAGTGACTAGCTGATCCCTCGTTGACAAACCTTTCCAAGTCAACTGGCAGATTCGTCGAGAGTAAAATTTAATATCTCCCTGTATACAGTGTGCTTAGAGCATATTATATTATTTTCCAGCCGGCAATAATTTTTTGGTCCACTGTCATGGTGGCCAATGGGTTGATTGACGGACAGATACGGAAAACAAATATTGAATGACTCATGATGATTCGTCCTATGAAGCTATAGAAAGCCATCGACTATCAATTTCTAACAGACATCCTCCGTCAAGTACTGTGTTGCGGAGGCAGTGCCAACTCCCCCTGGAGAAACATATGAAAACGAGCATGGGCAGTCAAATCGCCAATGAGAGTAAGTATAAAAATTGAAATTGAACGGTAGCGCCTGGAATCCAATGCGATATGGTGGAGAGATAAAGAAGCAGGAtatgaaaagaaaacaaatgCTCAGTATGCTGGTGATGGGTAGCAATGGCCAGGCTGCAGTTGAAGCGGAAAATATCGTCGTGTATCGGTCGTATAAATGAATGACTATTCGTCCGGGCTGTACAGATTCTGATTGAGGATCTTGGTCATCGTGAACATGTGTATGCGATCTTGTTTGAAAACAGCGCGCATGGCGTCGTCGCAACGAATATGACGTCGGTCGTTTGGATCTTGTAAATTGTGTTCACGAATATATTGCCAGAGTCTCTTTACCGTTTGAGGACGGGAAAGCTGCTTAATGATTAGTAGAAGTGCCAGGTATCAGATAAAGCAGGATCGCTGTGTGAGGAATAGCGTACCGTAGTCTCGCCGTCCAGCAGTGCTGAAAGCGCTGGAGACAGGTTCAACGGTTTCTGTCTAGTTGTCAGTCGAGACTTGCATTCTAGAGAAAGTGCTGGAAACTCACGTGAAAACCGCCAGATCGGTTCACTTCCTTCTTTGTTTCAGAACCAGAGTCAAGATCCGAATCGTCCTCCGCTTTGACTTTCTTGGAGGTTTTggccttcgccttcttcttcactggTGCTGACCTACGAGCACTGGCACCTCTAGTCGGTCGAGCCCGCATGTTCTCCTCTGCTTGCAATTTGGCAGCATAGAGGGCATCTGCGTCGATATCGTGGtccggcttcttcttctttgccgGGGGGGTCTTTCTTGGTGGATCGGACTGGTCGTCGCTCTCCGCTTGACGCTTCTGAGGGGACGAGGACGGAGCAGGAGGTGAGGGCTCTGCAGGTGTTACTGAATCATGGTTCTGTAGTTGACCGTTGGAAGTAGGGGCGGTCGATGATGCAGCCGCATCAGAAGACCCTCCAATGCCGCTTTGTTCCGCAAATATATCGAACCTTTTCATGATAAGCTGCTTAATCGCAGCCTGTGATAACAACGCGCGTTAGCGGAAACTCTGCAGTGCCTAGGGTGGTCTGATATTGAGAGGAACGATTTGCGACAAGAGTCGAGAACGGCGTTACGGACCTTCTGAGGAGTGAGATCATAGCCAACCACTTCCTGAAGGCCTTTGCGAATGCGCTTCTCGGAAATGGTATTCAAGTCGCTCTTTGCAAGAATTGAATCTATGACCTCTGTGTATCGGGCCTCAACGTCGGGGGATACTATCGCGCAAGGCATGATGTCAGTAAATACCGAGTTCGGAGCTTATACAAAATACAGAATGGTGATCGTACGCGACATGTCGTCCAAGAGCTTCAATTTCTTATTTTCCACAGATGCAGAGCTGGAGAAGTTCAAATTGACGTTGGAGAAATCGCTACAGATCACAAGTAAAGTGTTGATGAGAGTGGAGTGAGACCTATGGGTATCGCGATGGTGATAGTTGCGCTCGTCCAGATCTTAGCGGTCACTCACTTGGCGCTTAAGATCGGCGGGGCATAAGAGACGTAGATAGGTACCTATATTTAGGGAGACAGGACGGATGAGAAGACGCATATAAGTCATTTAGAAACAAAGACAGGATGAAGACAGTTCGCACCACAACAAACAGGGTATTCAACCTGCAGTAGCAAAGAAGTCCGGGATGATGCGTCGGTGTTGTTGCTCTTTCCCAGTAATAGTAGTGGCAGTACCTTAGGGAAGCGTGGAGTATTGACGAATCTTAGGGTAGTTACCAGTTTACCATACTTCCCTCACCCATCGATGTATGTACCTTACGAAAATACATGTATCAAATACCACCACGGTCTAGAACTATGCCGAATGAGGA
The DNA window shown above is from Aspergillus fumigatus Af293 chromosome 1, whole genome shotgun sequence and carries:
- a CDS encoding SWIB/MDM2 domain protein: MSLSPDVEARYTEVIDSILAKSDLNTISEKRIRKGLQEVVGYDLTPQKAAIKQLIMKRFDIFAEQSGIGGSSDAAASSTAPTSNGQLQNHDSVTPAEPSPPAPSSSPQKRQAESDDQSDPPRKTPPAKKKKPDHDIDADALYAAKLQAEENMRARPTRGASARRSAPVKKKAKAKTSKKVKAEDDSDLDSGSETKKEVNRSGGFHKPLNLSPALSALLDGETTLSRPQTVKRLWQYIREHNLQDPNDRRHIRCDDAMRAVFKQDRIHMFTMTKILNQNLYSPDE